In one Trichlorobacter lovleyi SZ genomic region, the following are encoded:
- a CDS encoding sensor histidine kinase — MTIPDTTIRPTPEAMLKLAQAEEAQSGQGRLKVFLGYAAGVGKTYAMLEAARERKRDGRDVVVGYVESHGRSETDALLDGLELIPRRELSYAGVLLPEMDLDAILTRKPQIVLVDELAHCNVPGSRHEKRWQDVEELLAAGIDVYTTVNIQHFESLNDVVAQITGITVRETVPDRLLDIAFEIKLIDLPPEDLLQRLHEGKVYIPDQAAKAIEKFFRPGNLMALRELSLRRTAARVDDQMRAYMETQSIPGPWPTAERLLVCVSGSPFSEQLIRATRRLAEELKAPWHTVYIETPGSDRQTRENRERIWQDLRFAESLGAQVATLTATSVPDAVVEYAVRHNVTRIVVGKPSRSRWQELLHPPIVDQIIRRSISSDVFVVRISSDGRQGGAQQQVKHPHHAHPFGYPAAALLVAAATLLCGLVSRFLEPTNLVMVYLLAVVVAAVRLGRRPAMLTAFLGVLAFDFFFVPPHITFVVADTQYLITFAGLLVVGLVISSLVARSQERADVIRVREIQTASLYYLSRDLAAAADISKVLKSVIRNVEEALNAKAVMLLPEGERLELQAASDGLILDSKEQAVADWAFRNRQPAGRGTDTLISAELLYLPLQTPASQLGVLGIRMEDELDYRSTESRRLLDAFATQAAMAIERVQFSHQAEQAQILQARENLERALLNSISHDLRTPLVTVTGVLASLRDDGMHLNDQARDELLDTAAGEAERLNRFVGNLLDMTRIEAGAIRLNSELCDIQDLVGCAMAAIKQRVGGRTIRIRLPDDLPMVPMDLVLMTQVLVNLLDNSLKYSPAESSIEISARLERGWLLLEIADQGPGVPEQDLKRVFDKFYRIPVPEGVGGTGLGLSICKGIVEAHNGSIRAINKSGGGLMMVIRLPLSR, encoded by the coding sequence ATGACCATTCCTGACACCACCATACGTCCCACACCTGAGGCGATGCTGAAGCTGGCCCAGGCTGAGGAGGCACAATCCGGGCAGGGCAGGCTGAAGGTGTTTCTGGGCTATGCCGCCGGGGTGGGCAAGACCTACGCCATGCTGGAGGCAGCGCGGGAGCGCAAACGGGATGGCCGTGACGTGGTGGTGGGCTATGTGGAATCCCATGGCCGCAGTGAGACCGATGCCCTGCTGGATGGGCTGGAGCTGATCCCACGCCGTGAGCTGTCCTATGCCGGGGTACTGCTGCCGGAGATGGATCTGGATGCCATTCTGACCCGTAAGCCGCAGATTGTACTGGTGGATGAGCTGGCTCACTGCAACGTGCCCGGATCGCGTCATGAAAAACGCTGGCAGGATGTTGAGGAACTGCTGGCGGCCGGGATCGATGTCTACACCACGGTCAATATCCAGCATTTCGAGAGTCTGAACGACGTGGTGGCCCAGATTACCGGCATCACCGTGCGGGAGACCGTGCCGGACCGGCTGCTGGATATCGCTTTTGAAATCAAGCTGATCGATCTCCCGCCGGAAGATCTGCTGCAACGCTTGCATGAAGGCAAGGTCTACATCCCGGATCAGGCTGCCAAGGCGATTGAGAAGTTCTTCCGTCCCGGCAACCTGATGGCGCTGCGGGAGCTGTCTCTGCGCCGTACCGCTGCCCGGGTGGATGATCAGATGCGGGCCTACATGGAGACCCAGTCGATTCCCGGTCCCTGGCCCACAGCGGAACGGCTGCTGGTCTGCGTCAGTGGCAGCCCGTTCAGCGAGCAGTTGATCCGGGCCACCCGCAGGCTGGCTGAGGAGCTGAAGGCCCCCTGGCATACGGTTTATATCGAGACACCGGGCAGCGACCGTCAGACCAGAGAAAACCGTGAACGGATCTGGCAGGATCTGCGCTTTGCTGAAAGCCTGGGGGCGCAGGTGGCGACGTTGACTGCCACGTCGGTGCCTGATGCGGTGGTGGAGTATGCCGTCCGTCATAATGTGACCCGCATTGTAGTGGGCAAGCCCAGCCGCAGCCGCTGGCAGGAGCTGCTGCACCCGCCGATTGTGGATCAAATCATCCGCCGCAGCATCAGCAGTGATGTCTTTGTGGTGCGGATCAGCAGCGACGGTCGGCAGGGAGGAGCGCAGCAGCAGGTCAAACATCCGCACCATGCCCATCCTTTCGGTTATCCGGCCGCCGCGTTGCTGGTGGCCGCAGCCACCCTGTTGTGCGGATTGGTCAGTCGCTTTCTGGAACCGACCAATCTGGTGATGGTCTATTTGCTGGCGGTGGTCGTGGCTGCGGTCCGGCTGGGGCGCAGACCGGCCATGCTGACCGCCTTTCTGGGGGTGCTGGCCTTTGACTTCTTCTTTGTGCCGCCCCATATCACCTTTGTGGTGGCCGATACCCAGTATCTGATCACCTTTGCTGGCCTGCTGGTGGTGGGGCTGGTGATCAGCTCGCTGGTGGCCAGGTCGCAGGAGCGGGCTGATGTAATCCGGGTCAGGGAGATTCAGACCGCCTCGCTCTATTACCTGAGCCGTGATCTGGCTGCGGCCGCCGATATTTCCAAGGTGTTAAAGTCAGTGATCAGAAACGTGGAAGAGGCCTTGAATGCCAAGGCAGTTATGTTGCTGCCGGAGGGTGAGCGGCTTGAGCTGCAGGCAGCCAGTGACGGGCTGATTCTGGATAGCAAGGAACAGGCCGTGGCAGACTGGGCCTTCCGTAACCGTCAGCCGGCCGGACGTGGCACTGATACCTTGATCTCGGCAGAATTGCTCTATCTGCCACTGCAGACCCCTGCCAGCCAACTGGGGGTATTGGGGATACGGATGGAGGATGAACTTGATTATCGCTCCACTGAGAGCCGTCGTCTGCTGGATGCCTTTGCCACCCAGGCTGCCATGGCCATTGAACGGGTCCAGTTCTCCCATCAGGCTGAACAGGCTCAGATCCTCCAGGCCCGTGAAAATCTGGAGCGTGCCTTGCTGAACTCCATCTCCCATGACCTGCGCACCCCGCTGGTCACGGTAACCGGCGTGCTGGCAAGCCTGCGGGATGATGGGATGCACCTCAATGATCAGGCACGGGATGAACTGCTGGATACGGCTGCCGGTGAGGCCGAGCGCTTGAACCGCTTTGTGGGCAACCTGCTGGATATGACCCGGATTGAGGCCGGCGCCATCAGGCTGAACAGTGAGCTGTGCGACATACAGGATCTGGTGGGCTGTGCCATGGCCGCCATCAAGCAGCGGGTGGGGGGGCGTACCATCCGGATCAGGCTGCCGGATGACCTGCCGATGGTGCCGATGGATCTGGTACTGATGACCCAGGTGCTGGTAAATCTGTTGGATAATTCCCTGAAATATTCCCCGGCTGAAAGTAGTATCGAGATTAGTGCCCGCCTTGAGCGGGGTTGGCTGTTGCTGGAGATTGCCGACCAGGGGCCCGGTGTGCCGGAACAGGATCTAAAACGGGTTTTTGACAAGTTTTACCGGATACCGGTACCGGAGGGGGTGGGTGGCACCGGATTGGGGCTTTCGATCTGCAAGGGGATTGTTGAGGCCCATAATGGTAGCATCAGGGCCATAAACAAGTCTGGCGGCGGGCTGATGATGGTGATACGGTTGCCGTTGAGCAGGTAG
- the kdpC gene encoding potassium-transporting ATPase subunit KdpC encodes MKDIKPAILLFIMFTIICGGIYPALVTGIAHALFPDQAKGSLIIDKAGKELGSNLIGQPFSAPQYLWPRPSVTAEFGYNPSASGGSNSGQTNPDYLKTVAERVKTLRESGMTGLIPTELAQASASGLDPHLSPQAARLQAARIAKARGIPETAVQKLINENTAGPQLGILGAARVNVLAVNLKLDTLTR; translated from the coding sequence ATGAAAGATATCAAACCCGCCATCCTGCTGTTTATCATGTTCACCATCATCTGCGGCGGCATCTATCCGGCCCTGGTAACCGGCATTGCCCACGCCCTGTTTCCGGATCAGGCCAAGGGCAGCTTGATTATCGACAAGGCAGGCAAAGAGCTCGGTTCCAACCTGATCGGCCAGCCGTTCTCTGCTCCCCAATACCTCTGGCCGCGTCCCTCTGTCACCGCAGAATTCGGTTACAACCCCTCTGCCTCCGGCGGTTCCAATAGCGGGCAAACCAACCCGGATTACCTGAAGACCGTGGCAGAACGGGTCAAGACGCTGCGGGAGAGCGGCATGACCGGCCTGATCCCGACTGAACTGGCGCAGGCCTCGGCCAGCGGGCTTGATCCCCACCTTTCACCACAGGCTGCCAGGCTGCAGGCGGCACGGATTGCCAAAGCCCGTGGTATTCCTGAAACAGCGGTACAGAAGCTGATCAATGAGAACACTGCAGGCCCACAACTGGGCATTCTGGGTGCAGCACGGGTAAACGTGCTTGCGGTAAACCTTAAATTAGATACACTAACCCGATGA
- the kdpB gene encoding potassium-transporting ATPase subunit KdpB encodes MSKHNQQPQSAFDTVLLQGALLESLKKLDPRQLWRNPVMLCVEIASLITLITFGMSLSGANQEPSWFTGAVSFWLWLTVIFSTFAESLAEGRGKARAASLRSSRTNVTAKQLAKPEFNSAFTTVGASQLRKGDCILVEAGDMIAGDGDVLAGAALVNESAVTGESAPVIRESGGDRSAVTGGTTVIANRIIVRITANPGETFLDRMIGLIEGAKRRKTPNEVALELLLIALTVVFLLVCANIAPLSSYSVKAAGQGTPVSLTILTSLFVCLAPTTIAALLPGIGIAGMDRLFQKNVIALSGRAIEAAGDVNVLLLDKTGTITHGNREAVAFVPVGGHSEQELAEAALMASLADETPEGRSVVALARQKYGLTRETPKDAEVVDFSADTRLSGINLAGRRYRKGASDSTIAFVKGLGATSIPTELADLVDRIARAGATPLVVSLDNEILGVINLKDIIKAGIQERFLQLRSMGIKTIMITGDNPLTAAAIAAEAQVDDFMAQAKPEDKLRLIKDHQEAGFMVAMTGDGTNDAPALAQADVAVAMNTGTQPAREAANIIDLDSNPTKLLDIVEVGKQILMTRGNLTTFSISNDIAKYFAIIPAALLSIYPRLGVLNVMGLASPYSAILSAVIFNAIIIPLLVPLALKGTKFRAIPAEKLLIHNLLIYGLGGIIAPFVGIKLIDLCIAGLIV; translated from the coding sequence ATGTCCAAACACAATCAACAGCCGCAATCGGCCTTTGATACAGTACTGCTGCAGGGGGCATTGCTGGAGTCCCTGAAAAAACTTGATCCACGCCAGCTCTGGCGTAACCCGGTCATGCTCTGCGTTGAGATCGCCAGTCTGATTACCCTGATCACCTTTGGCATGTCGCTCTCCGGTGCCAACCAGGAACCGTCCTGGTTTACCGGTGCAGTGTCTTTCTGGCTCTGGCTGACCGTGATCTTCTCCACCTTTGCCGAATCTCTGGCTGAAGGGCGCGGCAAGGCGCGGGCCGCTTCCCTGCGTTCATCCCGGACCAACGTCACCGCAAAACAGCTTGCCAAACCTGAGTTTAACAGTGCTTTTACCACGGTTGGTGCCAGCCAGCTCCGCAAGGGGGACTGCATCCTGGTGGAGGCGGGCGATATGATTGCCGGTGACGGCGATGTGCTGGCCGGGGCGGCCCTGGTGAATGAATCTGCCGTGACCGGCGAATCAGCCCCGGTGATCCGTGAGTCAGGCGGTGACCGCAGCGCCGTGACCGGCGGCACCACGGTGATCGCCAACCGCATCATTGTCAGAATTACCGCCAACCCCGGCGAGACCTTTCTGGACCGGATGATCGGCCTGATCGAGGGGGCCAAGCGTCGTAAGACCCCCAACGAGGTGGCGCTGGAACTGTTGCTGATCGCCCTGACCGTGGTCTTCCTGCTGGTCTGCGCCAATATTGCGCCGCTCTCCAGCTATAGCGTCAAGGCAGCCGGGCAGGGTACGCCGGTCTCGCTGACTATTCTGACCTCCCTGTTTGTCTGTCTGGCCCCCACCACCATTGCGGCCCTGCTGCCTGGCATCGGCATTGCCGGCATGGACCGCCTGTTTCAGAAGAACGTGATTGCCCTGTCCGGCCGGGCCATTGAGGCAGCCGGTGATGTCAATGTGCTGCTGCTGGACAAGACCGGCACCATTACCCACGGCAACCGCGAGGCCGTCGCCTTTGTCCCGGTAGGTGGTCACAGCGAACAGGAGCTGGCCGAGGCGGCCCTGATGGCCTCCCTGGCTGACGAGACTCCCGAAGGACGTAGCGTGGTTGCCCTGGCCAGACAGAAATACGGGCTGACCAGAGAGACGCCAAAGGATGCTGAAGTGGTGGATTTTAGCGCCGATACTCGACTGTCCGGTATTAATCTGGCGGGAAGGCGTTACCGTAAGGGCGCCTCAGACTCCACCATCGCCTTTGTCAAAGGGCTGGGCGCCACCAGCATCCCCACTGAACTGGCTGATCTGGTGGACAGGATCGCCCGGGCCGGAGCCACGCCGCTGGTGGTCAGCCTCGACAACGAGATCCTGGGGGTGATCAACCTGAAGGATATTATCAAGGCCGGTATCCAGGAACGCTTTCTGCAACTGCGTTCCATGGGGATCAAGACCATCATGATCACCGGCGACAACCCGCTGACCGCCGCAGCCATTGCAGCCGAGGCCCAGGTGGATGACTTTATGGCCCAGGCCAAGCCGGAGGATAAGCTGCGGCTGATCAAGGATCATCAGGAGGCCGGTTTCATGGTGGCCATGACCGGTGATGGCACCAATGATGCCCCGGCACTGGCCCAGGCAGATGTGGCAGTGGCCATGAACACCGGCACCCAGCCGGCCCGGGAGGCTGCCAATATCATTGATCTGGACTCCAACCCAACAAAATTGTTGGATATTGTGGAGGTGGGTAAGCAGATCCTGATGACCCGCGGCAACCTGACCACCTTCAGCATCTCCAACGACATTGCCAAGTACTTTGCCATTATCCCGGCCGCCCTGCTCTCAATCTATCCCCGACTGGGCGTCCTGAACGTGATGGGGCTGGCCAGCCCCTACAGCGCCATCCTCTCGGCCGTGATCTTTAACGCCATCATCATTCCGCTGCTGGTGCCACTGGCCCTGAAAGGGACGAAATTCCGGGCCATACCTGCTGAAAAACTGCTGATCCACAATCTGCTGATCTATGGCTTGGGGGGGATCATCGCGCCGTTCGTCGGGATCAAGCTGATTGATCTCTGCATTGCTGGCTTGATTGTCTAA
- the kdpA gene encoding potassium-transporting ATPase subunit KdpA — protein sequence MNQTLVELLQLLFLLLILLALVRPLGSFMARVYQGERNLFLPLLAPVERLIYRSCGVQPDEEMGWKRYAAAMLFFNLVLFAGLFVLLMTQHLLPLNPRQMPSFSWQLALNTAVSFITNTNWQNYAGEQAVSYLTQMVGLTVHNFVSAATGMAIVIALIRGFARRRSDTIGNFWVDLTRGILYILLPLSLVAAILLVSQGVIQNFSPYKTVPLLQASQNSQGLAVESVTIPMGPVASQESIKLVGTNGGGVFNANSAHPFENPTPLSNFAEILLILLIPASLTYTFGLMVGNTRQGWMLLGVMLFLWLLCFSVLQGVEQAGNPLVAKLGVVGGNLEGKETRFGMVASNLFTVTTTATSCGAVNSMHDSLTPIGGMIPLSLILLGEIVFGGVGSGLYSMLAFAIIAVFVSGLMIGRTPEYLGKKIEVQEMWLSIITILIAGVVVLILSGIAMITPSAVASMANPGAHGLSEVLYGIASMANNNGSAFAGLNGNVPFYNLLGALAMTIGRYIPAVAVLAMAGSLAEKKYIPPSLGTLPTDKLPFAIWLCLVILIVGALNFFPALALGPIVEHMTMRG from the coding sequence ATGAATCAAACTCTGGTTGAACTGCTGCAACTGCTGTTTCTGCTGTTGATCCTGCTGGCGCTGGTCAGGCCGCTGGGCAGTTTCATGGCGCGGGTCTATCAGGGGGAACGCAATCTGTTTTTGCCTCTTCTTGCTCCGGTTGAACGCCTGATCTACCGGAGCTGCGGGGTACAACCGGATGAAGAAATGGGCTGGAAACGCTATGCCGCTGCCATGCTGTTCTTCAATCTGGTGCTGTTTGCCGGTCTGTTTGTACTGCTGATGACCCAACATCTGCTACCGCTCAATCCCCGGCAAATGCCCTCCTTCAGTTGGCAACTAGCCCTGAATACCGCAGTCAGCTTTATCACCAATACCAACTGGCAGAACTACGCCGGTGAGCAGGCTGTCAGCTACTTAACCCAGATGGTGGGGCTGACTGTGCATAACTTTGTCTCTGCTGCCACCGGCATGGCGATCGTGATCGCCCTGATCCGTGGCTTTGCCCGTCGCAGGTCTGATACCATCGGTAACTTCTGGGTGGATCTGACCCGCGGCATCCTCTACATCCTGCTGCCGCTCTCGTTAGTCGCCGCGATCCTGCTGGTTTCCCAGGGGGTGATCCAGAATTTCTCCCCCTACAAGACCGTTCCGTTACTGCAGGCTTCTCAAAACAGTCAGGGGCTTGCGGTGGAATCGGTAACCATCCCGATGGGGCCGGTGGCCTCGCAAGAATCAATAAAACTTGTTGGCACCAACGGTGGCGGCGTTTTTAACGCCAACTCTGCCCACCCTTTTGAAAATCCGACTCCGCTCTCCAATTTTGCAGAGATCCTGCTGATCCTGTTAATACCGGCTTCGTTGACCTACACCTTTGGCCTGATGGTTGGCAACACCCGCCAGGGCTGGATGCTGCTGGGGGTCATGCTCTTCCTGTGGCTGCTCTGTTTCAGTGTGCTGCAGGGGGTTGAGCAGGCAGGCAATCCGTTGGTTGCCAAACTCGGGGTTGTGGGTGGCAACCTGGAGGGGAAAGAGACCCGTTTCGGCATGGTTGCCAGCAACCTGTTTACGGTGACCACCACTGCCACCTCCTGCGGCGCGGTCAACAGCATGCATGATTCCCTGACTCCAATCGGTGGCATGATTCCGCTCTCGCTGATCCTGCTGGGTGAGATCGTCTTTGGCGGGGTCGGTTCCGGGCTCTACAGCATGCTGGCCTTTGCCATTATTGCGGTCTTTGTCTCCGGCCTGATGATCGGCCGTACCCCGGAGTATCTTGGCAAAAAGATCGAGGTGCAGGAGATGTGGCTGTCGATCATCACCATTCTGATTGCCGGTGTAGTGGTGCTGATCCTGTCCGGCATCGCCATGATTACACCGTCCGCTGTGGCCTCCATGGCTAATCCCGGCGCCCACGGACTTTCAGAGGTGCTGTATGGCATCGCTTCCATGGCCAACAACAACGGCAGCGCCTTTGCCGGTTTGAACGGCAATGTGCCGTTCTATAATCTGCTGGGCGCCCTGGCCATGACCATTGGCCGCTATATCCCGGCTGTAGCAGTGCTGGCCATGGCCGGCTCCCTGGCAGAGAAGAAGTACATTCCACCCAGCCTGGGGACGTTGCCTACTGACAAGCTGCCGTTTGCCATCTGGCTCTGCCTGGTGATTCTGATTGTCGGGGCCTTGAACTTCTTTCCGGCGCTGGCGCTGGGGCCGATTGTGGAACATATGACCATGCGGGGATAG
- a CDS encoding polysaccharide deacetylase family protein, producing MPQPVVALKIDVDTYVGTRDGVPVLLDLLARHAARGTFYFCLGPDHTGRALRRIFTHKGFLQKALRSGAPGAYGLKTMLYGVLLPGPVIYQKCGEIMRQTEQQGHEAGIHAWDHTNWHDFLLKSDLGFVKSELGQAAKGFKQVFDRLTTTTAAPGWTVSPDSLALQDQMGLSYCSDSRGSHPFYPVMNGQRFSTLQIPTTLPTADELLGRDGLTPDDLPEYYLQQLKPGLNVLTIHTELEGGVIRSSFSRLLELLQQNTIPCISLAEARAQILDAPACQLSMGMIAGRSLPVALQGDEVAA from the coding sequence ATGCCACAGCCGGTTGTCGCCCTGAAGATTGATGTTGATACCTATGTCGGCACCCGTGACGGCGTGCCGGTACTGCTGGATCTGCTGGCCCGCCATGCTGCCCGCGGCACCTTCTATTTCTGCCTGGGACCTGACCACACCGGCCGGGCTTTGCGCCGCATCTTTACCCACAAGGGGTTTCTGCAGAAGGCACTGCGTTCCGGCGCTCCTGGCGCCTACGGCCTCAAGACCATGCTGTACGGTGTGCTGCTGCCGGGACCGGTGATCTATCAAAAATGTGGCGAGATTATGCGGCAGACTGAACAGCAGGGGCATGAGGCGGGTATTCATGCCTGGGATCATACCAACTGGCATGACTTTCTGCTTAAAAGCGACCTTGGTTTTGTCAAATCAGAACTGGGCCAGGCAGCCAAAGGATTCAAGCAGGTCTTTGATCGACTGACCACCACCACGGCAGCGCCGGGCTGGACCGTTTCACCGGACTCCCTGGCCCTGCAGGATCAGATGGGACTCTCCTATTGCAGCGACAGCCGGGGCAGCCATCCCTTTTATCCGGTCATGAATGGCCAACGTTTCTCCACCCTGCAGATCCCCACCACCCTGCCCACAGCCGATGAACTGCTGGGCCGTGACGGCCTGACCCCGGACGACCTGCCCGAGTACTATCTGCAGCAGTTGAAGCCCGGCCTGAATGTACTGACGATCCACACCGAACTGGAGGGGGGCGTGATCCGCAGCTCATTCAGCCGCTTGCTGGAACTGCTCCAGCAAAACACGATCCCCTGCATCAGCCTGGCCGAGGCCAGGGCTCAGATTCTCGATGCCCCGGCATGTCAACTGAGTATGGGGATGATTGCAGGCCGTTCCCTGCCGGTGGCGCTGCAGGGGGATGAGGTAGCTGCATGA
- a CDS encoding DUF4911 domain-containing protein: MKARFFKVERSQHAYLTFITESYEGLCTVSTVDNKNGIIRVIAPKGREDELEGLIHALQEEIGMEEIIDYE; encoded by the coding sequence ATGAAAGCACGCTTTTTCAAAGTAGAACGCAGCCAGCACGCCTACCTGACCTTTATCACTGAATCCTACGAAGGGCTCTGTACCGTCAGCACGGTTGACAACAAGAATGGTATTATACGGGTTATTGCCCCGAAAGGACGGGAAGATGAGTTAGAAGGTCTGATTCATGCCCTGCAGGAAGAGATCGGGATGGAGGAGATCATTGATTATGAATAG
- a CDS encoding exo-beta-N-acetylmuramidase NamZ family protein, with product MFQSYSFAAEVIPGIDILARRNFDLLQGKRVGLITNNTGRSLNSTSSIDLLAKAPGVQLVALFSPEHGIRGDSDVKLSSATDQRTGLPIYSLYGKSCRPTPEMMTNIQVLVFDIQDIGARFYTYIGTLHHALLAARQQGIPLVVLDRPNPLGGVAIEGAVPDAGETARRIAADKTGCRSLTVTHPIPTRHGLTIGELARLINTEAGINANLQVVSIEGWKRELLWQDTRLAWVNPSPNMKDPTAALLYPGFGPLEATNLSVARGTGKPFHRYGAPWLDPAAVLKNLPPLPGLRFSATSFTPTAPGHPYQGKPCNGIEVTITDLKATNLPLAGLYLVRAIQQAHPKQYHVAGGFYGMLGDNQAWKLLREGIAPERIMARWQGGIEQFKKLRKTYLLY from the coding sequence GTGTTTCAGTCATACAGCTTTGCAGCCGAGGTCATCCCCGGCATCGACATCCTGGCTCGCCGTAATTTTGATCTGCTGCAAGGCAAGCGGGTCGGCCTGATCACCAACAACACCGGCCGTTCGTTAAACAGCACCAGCAGTATTGATCTGCTGGCAAAAGCGCCCGGAGTCCAACTGGTGGCGCTTTTTTCGCCGGAGCACGGCATCCGGGGTGATTCCGACGTCAAACTCTCCTCGGCAACAGACCAGCGGACCGGCCTGCCTATTTACTCGCTTTATGGCAAAAGCTGCCGCCCCACACCGGAGATGATGACCAACATTCAGGTGCTGGTTTTTGATATCCAGGATATCGGCGCCCGCTTCTACACCTACATCGGCACCCTGCACCATGCACTGCTGGCAGCCAGGCAGCAGGGGATTCCGCTGGTGGTGCTGGATCGTCCCAACCCGCTGGGCGGTGTGGCGATTGAAGGCGCCGTCCCTGATGCCGGTGAAACTGCCCGCAGAATTGCCGCGGACAAAACCGGCTGCCGCTCACTGACCGTGACCCATCCGATCCCCACCCGTCACGGCCTGACGATTGGCGAACTGGCCCGACTGATCAACACAGAGGCCGGTATTAACGCAAATCTGCAGGTGGTGTCTATCGAGGGTTGGAAACGAGAACTGCTCTGGCAGGACACCAGGCTTGCCTGGGTCAACCCATCCCCCAACATGAAAGACCCAACCGCTGCCCTGCTCTACCCTGGGTTTGGGCCGCTGGAGGCCACCAATCTTTCTGTGGCACGGGGGACTGGCAAGCCATTCCATCGCTACGGCGCGCCGTGGCTTGATCCAGCAGCAGTCCTGAAAAATCTGCCACCTCTTCCAGGGCTCAGATTCAGCGCAACCAGCTTTACCCCCACCGCCCCCGGTCATCCCTATCAGGGCAAGCCCTGCAACGGCATAGAAGTGACCATCACTGACTTGAAGGCAACCAATCTCCCGCTGGCCGGGCTCTACCTGGTTCGCGCCATCCAGCAGGCACATCCGAAACAGTACCATGTTGCCGGAGGTTTCTACGGTATGCTGGGAGATAATCAGGCCTGGAAACTGTTACGTGAGGGAATTGCACCGGAGCGGATCATGGCCCGTTGGCAGGGAGGTATTGAGCAGTTCAAAAAGCTGCGGAAGACGTATCTGCTGTACTAA
- a CDS encoding CapA family protein gives MNYYRQRKTGPESQLKMLFCSLLVLLLTVLPAGAGEVVIQAAGDVMLGGRWEQQMAQDGYFHPFAKIAPELKKGDITLINLEAPLTGRGTEFVDKKYRFRVRPQAVAALKKAGITTVTLANNHSMDYGSQGLLDTLQQLDKAGIGHVGAGENLAAARKPLVYDIRGTKVGLLGYSLTLPLEFWAGDKRAGTAPLMEKMVKDDIVAARRQASIVIVTVHWGEEGKTQLREYQPRLARMMIDAGADAVIGHHPHILQGIERYKRGIIFYSLGNFAFAHKSKIADRTLLVRLRFDGDKRTTELLPVNILHKEVGFQATPLTGKRADELVARMKKLPPARLAVNKDGERWLVDF, from the coding sequence ATGAACTATTACCGTCAACGTAAAACCGGTCCTGAATCCCAACTCAAGATGCTATTCTGCTCTCTTCTGGTGCTGCTGCTTACTGTTCTGCCGGCAGGTGCCGGGGAGGTCGTGATCCAGGCTGCCGGTGATGTGATGCTGGGGGGGCGCTGGGAGCAGCAGATGGCGCAGGATGGCTACTTTCATCCCTTTGCAAAGATCGCCCCGGAGCTGAAAAAGGGTGATATTACGCTGATTAACCTGGAAGCGCCGCTGACCGGTCGCGGCACCGAGTTTGTTGACAAGAAATATCGTTTCCGGGTCAGGCCGCAGGCCGTTGCCGCCTTGAAAAAGGCCGGTATCACCACCGTGACCCTGGCCAATAATCACAGTATGGACTACGGTTCACAGGGGCTGCTGGATACCCTGCAGCAGTTGGACAAGGCCGGCATCGGCCATGTCGGCGCTGGCGAAAATCTGGCTGCTGCCCGCAAACCGTTGGTGTATGACATTCGCGGTACCAAGGTGGGGCTGCTGGGTTATTCTCTGACCCTGCCGCTGGAGTTCTGGGCCGGCGATAAACGCGCCGGTACAGCACCCCTTATGGAAAAGATGGTCAAGGATGATATTGTTGCTGCCCGCAGGCAGGCGTCCATTGTGATCGTGACGGTCCATTGGGGTGAAGAAGGGAAGACTCAATTGCGGGAGTATCAGCCCCGGCTGGCCCGGATGATGATTGATGCCGGTGCTGATGCGGTGATCGGTCACCATCCCCATATTTTGCAGGGGATTGAACGTTACAAGCGGGGGATCATTTTCTACAGCCTGGGGAACTTTGCCTTTGCCCACAAGAGCAAGATCGCTGACCGTACCCTGCTGGTGCGGCTCCGCTTTGATGGTGACAAGCGTACGACAGAACTGCTGCCGGTTAATATCCTGCATAAAGAGGTCGGGTTTCAGGCTACTCCACTTACCGGCAAACGGGCTGACGAGCTGGTGGCGCGGATGAAAAAGCTGCCGCCTGCCAGGCTGGCTGTCAATAAAGACGGAGAGCGCTGGCTGGTTGATTTTTAG